The proteins below are encoded in one region of Haloterrigena turkmenica DSM 5511:
- a CDS encoding DoxX family membrane protein, protein MKKFGLPSLRCSVGMVFIWFGGLKVLGISPAAELVANTVYWLPPSFFVPFLGIWEVTIGIFLLFNKFIRVAIFLLFLQMPGTMLPVILLPDTVFTQFPLGLSLEGQYIAKNLVLISAALVIGSTVRSQE, encoded by the coding sequence ATGAAGAAATTTGGCCTCCCTTCCCTGAGGTGTTCAGTGGGAATGGTTTTCATCTGGTTTGGTGGTCTAAAGGTATTAGGTATTAGTCCTGCAGCTGAGCTTGTCGCTAATACTGTCTACTGGTTACCTCCTAGCTTCTTTGTTCCTTTCTTAGGTATATGGGAGGTGACTATAGGGATTTTTCTACTGTTTAACAAATTTATTCGAGTAGCCATATTCTTACTTTTCCTTCAGATGCCTGGTACGATGCTGCCAGTAATTCTTCTACCAGATACTGTTTTTACTCAGTTTCCTCTCGGCCTCTCATTAGAGGGGCAGTATATAGCAAAGAATCTAGTGCTAATCAGTGCAGCACTTGTGATTGGTAGTACAGTACGGAGTCAAGAGTGA
- a CDS encoding HalOD1 output domain-containing protein produces MAVDRNHSNRCKNQPISLEIIKKVSDREGISPVELTPPEYEPLYNTIDPELIEDIVDHGRGPNEVDPTISFNYYRYNITVGRYGIEVNEL; encoded by the coding sequence ATGGCAGTAGATAGAAATCACTCAAATCGTTGCAAAAACCAGCCAATCAGCCTAGAAATCATCAAGAAGGTGTCAGATCGTGAAGGGATTAGCCCGGTCGAGCTCACACCACCGGAATATGAACCGCTTTATAATACTATTGATCCCGAATTAATTGAAGACATTGTTGATCATGGACGTGGTCCGAATGAAGTGGATCCCACCATATCCTTCAATTATTATAGATATAATATAACCGTGGGAAGATACGGTATAGAAGTTAACGAACTGTAG
- a CDS encoding aminotransferase class III-fold pyridoxal phosphate-dependent enzyme, translating to MLEDEAHGVPFGNSCPPLSTAVIILGPVAGSSRAYPVLPSYFAWIRELYDDHDILLIADQMITEVAAAARYSACSGGRIGPDMITFAKGVASSYVPHAGTFS from the coding sequence ATGCTCGAGGACGAAGCCCATGGAGTACCATTCGGTAATTCATGTCCTCCATTGTCGACCGCCGTGATCATCCTCGGACCCGTCGCCGGCTCAAGCCGCGCGTATCCGGTGTTGCCAAGCTACTTCGCGTGGATCCGCGAGCTCTATGACGACCACGACATCCTCCTTATCGCCGACCAAATGATCACCGAGGTGGCCGCTGCGGCGAGATATTCAGCATGTAGCGGAGGGCGCATCGGTCCCGATATGATCACGTTCGCAAAGGGCGTGGCCAGTTCGTACGTGCCGCACGCGGGGACGTTCTCATGA